The stretch of DNA CTCGCGACCGGTAGATGTCCAGCGAGACGGACTCCTGCAGCTCGATGACGTGCCGCAGTCGCGACGCCTTGGCTTCGGCGGGAACGTCGTCGGCGAGCTTGCGGTGCGCGGTCGTGCCTTCGCGCGGCGAGTACTGGAAGAGGAACGCATTGTCGTACCGCACCGACTCCAGGATGCGGCACGTCGCGTCGAAGTCTTCGTCGGTCTCGCCGGGGAACCCGACGATGATGTCCGTCGTGATGGCGACGTTCGGCACGTGCGTCCGCAGCGCGTCTACGATCCGCAGGTACTCCTCGACGGTGTAGGAACGGCGCATGCGTGCCAGCACGTCGTCGGAGCCGGACTGGAGCGGCAGATGCACGTGCGAGCAAACCCTCGGATGCGCGCCCATGGCCCGGATCATCGCGTCGGTCGCGTCCGACGGATGGGGCGATGTGAACCGCACGCGCTCGATGCCCGGCACGTCGGCGACGGCTTCAAGGAGCGCGGCGAAGTCGCGTTCGCCGTCGTGGTAGGAGTTGACGGTCTGACCGAGGAGCGTGATCTCTTTGACGCCCTTGCCCGCGAGCTGCTCCGCTTGGGAGACCAGCCGTCCCAGAGGAACGCTCCGCTCTCTGCCGCGCACGAACGGCACGATGCAGAACGTGCAGAACTTGTCGCATCCCCGCTGGATCGTGAGCCATGCCCGGATGCCGCCGTCGTGGATCGGATCGACGCCGTCGTAGCTCTCCGCGTGGTCGAGCCGGACGCGGAACTGGGGTTCCTCTGCGGCTCGGTCGAGCGCCTCCGGCAACTGGCGGTACGCGTCGGGTCCGATGACGAGATCGACATGCGGCGCACGCTCGACGATGCGCTCCTTAAGATGCTGCGCCATACATCCGCAGACCCCGAAGATGACGTCCGGGTTCGTGCCTCGTAGACGCTGGAGCTCGGCGAGTCTGCCGAACACGCGTTCCTCAGCGTGGTCGCGCACCGCGCACGTGTTGAGCAGGACGGCGTCGGCAGCCTCGGGTTCATCGACGCAGACGTTGCCCGCGTCGACCAGCAGCGACCGAATGATCTCCGTGTCGCTGACGTTCATCTGGCATCCGAAGCTCTCGACATAGACGCGGCGGCTCCGCGTCAATGCGGCTTCGGACTGTGCGTCGAAGTCCGGGAGCGTGGGAGCCCCGGCGAGGTCGAGGAGTCGTTTCATATCGGTTCTAGAGGTCGATGTGCGTTGGAACCGTGGCGGATGTCCGTCGGCATTGTAGCGGGACGGAGTGGAGCCCGGCAACCGATGGCGTCCGGTCCGCCGAATCGCGCGGCGCCGACGACACTCGAGCGAGCACGCGGTGCTATACTGCGTCGGCGTCCGGACGGCATCCTGGTCGAGGCGGATCGGTCCCACCAACTCACATGGACATCCAGCGACAGGCAGCGTCGAGTGCAGCAGCACGCGAGGGTTCTCATGCGTTTGTCACGCCTCGGACGCTCGTCCTCGGCGCGGCACTGGTCGTCCTCAACTGCTTCTGGCAGACGCCTCTCAGCAGCACGCTCGACATCGAGATCACGGACCTGGCGCTGTTCGCCAACGTCGTCACGATCCTCTTTGCACTCGTCCTCGCCAACGATGGGTTCCGGGCGCTGGCGCCTCGGTATGCACTCCAGCAGCGGGAACTCCTGACCCTTTACGCGATGCTCGTCACATCGACGGCGCTCAACGGCACCGACATGATCAAGTGCCTCATCTCCCTTTGCGCCAACGGCACTTGGGATGCGACGCCGGAGAACGACTGGGCGAACCTGTTCACGCGCCACTTCCCTCCGGCGCTGACTGTGGGCGACAAGACCGTGCTGCGCGGGTACTACGAGGGGGATTCGAGCCTCTACACACCGGGGTATATTGCCGTCTGGGCTCCGAGAGCGCTCGGGTGGTCGGTGTATGTCGTGCTGCTGATCTTCACGATGCTGTGCGTCAACAGCCTGATCCGGCGTCAGTGGATGGTGCACGAACGCTTGACCTACCCCATCGCGCAGCTTCCGTGCGAAGTGACACGTACAGATGAGCCGATTCCGCTTCTGCGCAATCCGCTGCTCTGGGCGGGATTCGGCGTCGCGGCGCTCGTGAGCGCCATCAACCAGGTGCATGTGTGGATTCCCACCGTGCCACGCGTGCCGGTGCAGCCGTTCAACCTGGACCGGTTCTTCACGGGCAAGCCATGGAACGCGGTCGAGTACCTCTACTCGACGCTCTACCCCTTTGCCGTGGGCATGGGCTACCTGATGCCGCTCGACCTCATCGTCTCGACGTGGGTGTTCCACCTGGTCTGGCAGCTCGAGCGCGTCTTCGGGAGCGCGATGGGTTTCCGAGGGTTGCCGCAGTTCCCCTATTGGGGAGCTCAGGTGAGCGGCGGGTGGATGGCGCTGCTGCTTGTCTCGATCTGGACGGGCAGGCGCTACTTCCGGCGCGTGCTGGGCGAAGCGATACGGGCGCGCCGGATGCCGGAAGACGATGAGGAACCGATGTCGTACCGGTTCGCGCTGTACGGCTCATTGGTCGGGGTACTGGGCTTGACGGCGTTCGGGCGGTATCTCGGCATGTCGTTCTGGGTGCTGATCCCGTTCTTTCTGCTCTACCTCGCCATGTCGACCGCCATCACCCGGATCCGCGCGGAACTGGGTCCGCCCGCATGCACGCTGCCGGACGCGACGCCCGACTCCATCCTGATCAAGCTGCTCGGGACGCGCCGTCTAGGCAACTCGAACGTGATCGGGTTCGGCTTGCTCTCGTGGACGTTGAGCTACTCGATGCGTGAGAACCCAATGCCGGGTCAGCTCGAAGCGTACCGATTCGCCGACCGGGCTGGTCTGCATCCGCGAGGTCTGCCCGTCGCGATCCTTCTGGCGGCTGCGCTCGGGTCCGTAGCGGGCTTCTGGGCGTACCTCCACGACGCCTACGAGCTCGGTATCGATTCGTATCCAGAGCGGTCGTGGGCTGCGTCAACGGCGCTGAACCTGCTCGAGAACCGGCTCCAATCGCCGACGGAATGGAAGCCGCCGGAAGCCGTCTTCATGGCAGCCGGGTTTCTGCTGACGCTCGCGCTTTCGGCAGTCCGTGTCCGCTACCTGTGGTGGCCCCTCCATCCGGTCGGGTATGTCATCTCCGGCGGGTGGGAGGTAGGACGGATGTTCTTCCCGCTGATCCTCGCGTCGGGGGCAAAGTGGTTCGCCCTGCGCTTCACCGGCGTGACCGGATACCGCCGCTCGATTCCGTTCTTCTTCGGGCTCATCCTGGGCGACTTCGTCGTGGGCTGCCTCTGGGCGACGCTGGGCGTAGTGCTGCACGTGCCGGTGTACGTCTTCTGGACTGGCTAGGCAGCGGCGCGAAGGGTTCGGGGCGAGGCGAACTATGGCTTCGGATCAGCAACCGCGCGGCGCGCGACTCGTTGGGCGCGCACCAGCCAACCGATGACGCCGCCGATCACCGCGAGCGGCAATGCAGACAGGATCGCGTAGCTCATGAAGTACCGGCGGATCGCGTCCTCACTGATCTTGCCGAAGCACATCGGGCAGGCATGCGCTGCCGATGCCGCGCTGAGCAGCATGAGCGAAGTCAGGGCATGGAACAGGCGTCGCATACGGCTCATAGCAGGTACACCAGGGCATAGAGGAGGGGCCACAGACCCACGACGTAGCACCAGTACACCGCGCCGAGAACCACGGGGATGGGCTCCCCCGACGAGTACCGGCCAGTGCCTGACCGCGATAGCAGGTACGCGAGCGCCAGCACGCCGACGACGACGTGAAGGGCGTGGAACCCGATGACCGCATAGAACAGCGCGCCGTAGAGGCTTGAGCGAAGCGTCAGCCCCTGGGCGATCAGGCGGATCCACTCGACGCCCTGAATGGATAGGAACGCGACGCCGAGGAGGGTCGTCAAGCCCAGCCATCGGAGCAGACGCGGCGTCGATCCTTCGCGGGCGCAGACGGTGGCGCGCCAGACAGTCACGCCGCTGGCGAGCAGCGCGAGCGTCGCGAGCGCCGTCATCTCGATGGGCAGGCGCGGTTGGTCCGCAGGGGGCCAACCCTCCACGCTGCCCCTCAGGATGAGATGGGCGCTGGTCAGGCCGGCGAACAGCATCGACTCCGCTCCGAGCGCGACCACCAGGCCGAACACGCGCTTGTCGATGCCTACGCCGCTCTGCATGTCGTCTTCCTAATGGCTCACAGCGCTCGCGTTGTGAACGCCGGTGTTGACGACGATGTCCGGGATCAGCGAAACCAGCATGATGAGGAACAGAATCACCGGGATGATCGCGAGCGAGCGCACCAGGCGGCTCTCCTCGCGCAGGTGCATGAAGTAGGTCCCGATGAGAACCGCCTTCACGGTCGCCACGAGGAAGATGAGCGCCGTCGTGATCGTGCTCCCAAACGGCAGATAGACAGCCGCCACGCTCACGAAGAGCAAGATGACGAGCCACGCCCACACCGCCACGTACGCCATGCCAGCTTTGTGTGCCATTCGCGTAGCCTCCGGTTCCGCGACTCAGTGGGACAGGTACAGCAACGGGAACAGGAACACCCACACGACGTCGACGAAGTGCCAGTAGAGCCCGGCGGCTTCGACACGGTTCCCCGCCTTGAACCGCTCTCCCTTGCGCATGATCGACACGAGCATCGACAGGTTGATGACGATGCCCACGATGACGTGGAGTCCGTGGAGCCCCGTCAACGTGTAGTAGAACGACCAGAACATTCCTGCCAGCGGCGTGAAGCCGTGGGAGATCTCCGTCGAGTACTCGATGCCCTTGACGACCAGGAAGCCAATGCCCAGCAGGATGGTGATCGCGAGGTTGTTCCGCGCGGCGATGTGCCGTCCTGCCTTCGCCGCGTCCAGCGCCTTGACGATGGTCAGACTGCTCGTCAGGAGCAGCAGCGTGTTGAAGGTCGCCAGCGGGACGCTCAGGTGCTCCGCGAGCTCGTTCCACGCGCCGTGCGCCGCCTCGCGGAAGAGGATGTAGGCTGCCAGGAATCCGCCAAACACCATGACTTCCGACGCCAGGAACCACCAGAGCGCCATCTTCGACTTGGGACCGCCCTCAGCCGCGTGATGGGCAGAGGAGCCTTCGGTCATCACAGACGCTTCCGACATGTAACCGTCCCTCCTTACAGTGGCCGCCTCGTCACCGAGTTGTCGCTGTGTCGGCGTCTTGCATCTGCGGCAACCAGTCCTGATCGGCTCCCGGCACGCTGTATTCGTAGGGCCCGCGCATGACGACCGGATCGCCGACGAAGTTCTCGTGCGGCGGCGGCGAGGCCGTCGACCATTCGAGGGTGTTCGCGCGCCACGGGTTCGCCGCGGCTCGCTCGCCCCGTGTCAGCGACACCACGATATTGATGAGGAACGGGATCTGAGAAAGCAGCAGACACACCGTCGCGATGGTGACGAAGGTGGTGATCCCATGGAGCGGCTTCAGGAGGTCGTAGGTGCTCGGATCGTAGATGCGCCGCACGTGGCCCCCGATGCCCAAGGCGAACATGGGCAGGAACACCGCGTTGAAGCTGATGAGCGTCAGCCAGAAGTGGATTTTGCCGAGCGTCTCGTTCAGCATCCGGCCGAACATCTTGGGGAACCAGAAGTAGAACCCCGCCAACCCTCCGAGCAGAACGGTCGGGAAGAGCGTGTAGTGGAAGTGTGCCACGACGAAGTAGGTGTCGTGGATGTAGATATCGACCGGCGCGGAGCCGTTGAAGATGCCCGTGATGCCGCCGATGATGAACATCGTCAGCGTTCCCAGCGCATAGAGCATCGCCGTCGGCAACTGGATCGAGCCGCCCCACAGTGTCGCGATGAGCGCGAAGATGACGATGGTGAACGGCACGGAGATGAGGATCGTCGCCACGCTGAAGGGCATGACGAGCGTCGGGTTCATGCCGCTCACGAACATGTGGTGCGCCCATACGAGGAAGCTGAGAACCCCCGCGACGAAGATCGAATAGAGGATCATCTTGTAGGCGAAGATCGGCTTGCGCGAGAAGGCAGGCAGAACCTCTGCCAGCACGCCGATGCCCGGCAGCAGGATGACGTAGACCTCGGGATGGCCGAAGAACCAGAAGAGGTGCTGCCAGAGGAGCGGATCGCCGCCCTGCTGCGGGACGAAGAAACCGGTTCCCACGACGCGGTCGAGGAGCAGAAGGATCGCCCCGGCAATCGTGGGTCCGACGGACAGCATGAAGATGATGGCTGCGGTGAGCTGCATCCACACCATCATCGGCAGCCGCCACATCGTCATTCCGGGAGCGCGCATCGTTACGACGGTCGTCAGAAGGTTGACGCCGCCCAGCAGGAACGCGCTGAACTCCAGGGCGAGCCCCAGAATCCAGAGATTCATGCCCCAGTTGACGCCGCTGAGCAGGGGTCTCGCCGACAACGGAGGGTATGCCGTCCATCCGCCAGCGGCCGCGCCTCCCGGCACGAAGAAGGAAATCATCATCACGGAGCTCGCCGTGAAGAGAATCCAGAACGACAGCATGTTGAGCCGTGGGAACGCCATGTCTCGCGCGCCGATCATCAGCGGGACGAGATAGTTGCCGAACGCTCCCAGCAGGATGGGCATCGCGACGAAGAACACCATGATCGTTCCGTGCATCGTCACGAGCGCGTTGTAGAAGGGCGGCGTCACGACGCCGTCCACGACGGCGGGCTCGGAGAGGAGCGCGGCTCCGGGCACTTGGGAACCGGGCCACGCGAGCTGCCATCGCATCACGTACGCCATCAAGCCCCCGAGCAGCGCCATCACCATGCCCAGGAACAGGTACTGCTTCCCGATGACCTTGTGATCCGTCGAGAAAATGTATCGCCGAAAGAAGCTAGTGGGTTCAGCGTGACCCGTCTCAGACATCATCGTCTCCCCGGCGTGAAGCCCGTCGCATCACTGCTCCCAGTTCTCGCGCACCCACTGGGCGTAGCTCTCATCGGTGTGAACCGTCAGCATCCCTCGCATCTTGGTGTGACCAAAGCCGCAGAGCTCGGCGCAGAGGATTTCGTAGTCACCGGGTTCGGTTGCCTTGAACCAAACCGGGATCTCCCGACCTGGCAGAGCATCCTGCTTGAGCCGCAGCGCGGGGACGAAGAAGCTATGGATGACGTCCTTCGATCCGAGCGCGATCGCCACCGTCTTGTTCACGGGGACGTGCATCTCGTAGAGCATCACCAGGTCATCCGGCGTGTCGAACACGCCGTCGGGACCGGGATAGGTGATGTTCCACCCGAACTGCTCACCGGTCAGTCGGAGCCGCACATCGGGCTGCGGCGACTCTCCCTTGACCGCCTCGAAGGCGTGCGCGCCCATGGCGTCGACCGCCAGGTCGAGAACCAGCACGACGGCTGCCGGTACCAGAATCCACGCAGACTGCCTCCAGGGAACCCCTGTGATGTACGCCGCCTTCTGCGATTTGCCGCGCCGGTACCGGATGACAAAGTAGAGGATCAGCCCTTCGGCGAGCACGAACCACGCGAGTCCGACCCAGAAGATCAGCCAGAACAGGGAATCGATGTCTCCACCGAACGTCGAGACGTTGTGGGGAAACCACTTAGCCATCGAGCGGCCCTTTTCGGGTGCAGTCGCACGGAAAGCGCTCCTGCCAGCGCCCGCGCACTGAAACTGAATATGAGTCGCAGTCTCTATTACGGCGACCAGGCGGCATGCCGTCGGTCACTTGTGCCGACGACCAGACCCGGGCAGGTCGTATGCCGTGATCGCGCAGCCCCACCGGCTTCCGATTCCATCCTCGTCTTTGCAGGATACCATGCTGTGGCTGTGACGCACCTCGACTCCGTACGCCACACTGTCGACAGCCGGAACCCTATCGAAGGTTCGCGACAAAATCAAGACCATTTCACTCGGCTACTCTCAGTCGGCGACCGTGGGTCGGAACGCTTCTGACCGAATGGCTCATTTTGGAAATAGGCGGATAGGCGGCAGTAGGGTCGGGTTCGAGACCGCCCCCACAACTGGACGAGCTTCGACTGAGCGATGAACCGACGAAACAGACCGCCGAATGCCATCGCGGCAACGGCACGAGCAGGTCTGGATCGATGCGTCCGGCGCGCCACACGGGTAGAACTGGCTGCGGCAGGGCTCGTCTTGGCACGCCCGGCAGGATTCGAACCTGCGACCTAGCGATTGGAAGTCGCTATCGAATCCAGTTACAGCAAGCGATGGTGGCAAGGTGTTGCCTAAAACCTGCCCAAGATGGGTCGGCTATCGCCAATAGGACTCGCCAATTGTCCGACTGCCGGTCGTTGAGGACTTCGGGGACCTCTGGGTCGGCATTGCTGAGGACGTCGAGATGGTCCTACCTCCAACGAGCGCAACGGCACGTACGTCTGCCATGGCTCCAGCTCGGTCTGCTCGCCACCGCTCGACAGTCGCAGTGCGGGGCTTGCGTGCCATATCCATCACGATAGCGCGGTATACCGCCTGCAGGAACAGGTCGGCTTCGTCGACGAGCAATGTCGGGCAGTGCTGCTCAATGGCACGAACACAGCCGCCGTCGTCACATTCGCTGTGGAAAGAGCCCTCTGCGCGAGGCTCGCCACAACCGCGAGTAGCAGCGACTTCCCGCACCGCTTGGTCGGCGACACGATACCGAAGCGCGGCGTGACGCTGTGCAAGCAGAACACATAGGCGTGCAGTATCCACAACCCAATCGCCTCGGCTGCTCCATCCGGCAACACGGCGTACCGCTTCACTATGTCGACGATCTCATCAAGCAGTTCGGCCCCATGCACGGGTGAGTGCCATGGCATCGGTTCCTCGAAGCCGACAGACCGTCCTTGGTGTTCATCTCGCACTTCAGATTCGTTCCCACCTAGCGCAGCATTGACGAGCTTCGTGATGCCGCCTGGAA from Candidatus Poribacteria bacterium encodes:
- the miaB gene encoding tRNA (N6-isopentenyl adenosine(37)-C2)-methylthiotransferase MiaB, encoding MKRLLDLAGAPTLPDFDAQSEAALTRSRRVYVESFGCQMNVSDTEIIRSLLVDAGNVCVDEPEAADAVLLNTCAVRDHAEERVFGRLAELQRLRGTNPDVIFGVCGCMAQHLKERIVERAPHVDLVIGPDAYRQLPEALDRAAEEPQFRVRLDHAESYDGVDPIHDGGIRAWLTIQRGCDKFCTFCIVPFVRGRERSVPLGRLVSQAEQLAGKGVKEITLLGQTVNSYHDGERDFAALLEAVADVPGIERVRFTSPHPSDATDAMIRAMGAHPRVCSHVHLPLQSGSDDVLARMRRSYTVEEYLRIVDALRTHVPNVAITTDIIVGFPGETDEDFDATCRILESVRYDNAFLFQYSPREGTTAHRKLADDVPAEAKASRLRHVIELQESVSLDIYRSRVGTRQTVLVEGPSRRDPAHYFGKTDDFKTCVFPRGASEPGDLVDVIVESASAHTLLARQA
- a CDS encoding heme-copper oxidase subunit III; translation: MQSGVGIDKRVFGLVVALGAESMLFAGLTSAHLILRGSVEGWPPADQPRLPIEMTALATLALLASGVTVWRATVCAREGSTPRLLRWLGLTTLLGVAFLSIQGVEWIRLIAQGLTLRSSLYGALFYAVIGFHALHVVVGVLALAYLLSRSGTGRYSSGEPIPVVLGAVYWCYVVGLWPLLYALVYLL
- a CDS encoding caa(3)-type oxidase subunit IV, which translates into the protein MAHKAGMAYVAVWAWLVILLFVSVAAVYLPFGSTITTALIFLVATVKAVLIGTYFMHLREESRLVRSLAIIPVILFLIMLVSLIPDIVVNTGVHNASAVSH
- a CDS encoding cytochrome oxidase subunit III — encoded protein: MTEGSSAHHAAEGGPKSKMALWWFLASEVMVFGGFLAAYILFREAAHGAWNELAEHLSVPLATFNTLLLLTSSLTIVKALDAAKAGRHIAARNNLAITILLGIGFLVVKGIEYSTEISHGFTPLAGMFWSFYYTLTGLHGLHVIVGIVINLSMLVSIMRKGERFKAGNRVEAAGLYWHFVDVVWVFLFPLLYLSH
- a CDS encoding cytochrome c oxidase subunit I, which produces MMSETGHAEPTSFFRRYIFSTDHKVIGKQYLFLGMVMALLGGLMAYVMRWQLAWPGSQVPGAALLSEPAVVDGVVTPPFYNALVTMHGTIMVFFVAMPILLGAFGNYLVPLMIGARDMAFPRLNMLSFWILFTASSVMMISFFVPGGAAAGGWTAYPPLSARPLLSGVNWGMNLWILGLALEFSAFLLGGVNLLTTVVTMRAPGMTMWRLPMMVWMQLTAAIIFMLSVGPTIAGAILLLLDRVVGTGFFVPQQGGDPLLWQHLFWFFGHPEVYVILLPGIGVLAEVLPAFSRKPIFAYKMILYSIFVAGVLSFLVWAHHMFVSGMNPTLVMPFSVATILISVPFTIVIFALIATLWGGSIQLPTAMLYALGTLTMFIIGGITGIFNGSAPVDIYIHDTYFVVAHFHYTLFPTVLLGGLAGFYFWFPKMFGRMLNETLGKIHFWLTLISFNAVFLPMFALGIGGHVRRIYDPSTYDLLKPLHGITTFVTIATVCLLLSQIPFLINIVVSLTRGERAAANPWRANTLEWSTASPPPHENFVGDPVVMRGPYEYSVPGADQDWLPQMQDADTATTR
- the coxB gene encoding cytochrome c oxidase subunit II, which produces MAKWFPHNVSTFGGDIDSLFWLIFWVGLAWFVLAEGLILYFVIRYRRGKSQKAAYITGVPWRQSAWILVPAAVVLVLDLAVDAMGAHAFEAVKGESPQPDVRLRLTGEQFGWNITYPGPDGVFDTPDDLVMLYEMHVPVNKTVAIALGSKDVIHSFFVPALRLKQDALPGREIPVWFKATEPGDYEILCAELCGFGHTKMRGMLTVHTDESYAQWVRENWEQ